In Anopheles cruzii chromosome X, idAnoCruzAS_RS32_06, whole genome shotgun sequence, one genomic interval encodes:
- the LOC128270300 gene encoding uncharacterized protein LOC128270300 — MLARLGYGFAALVGYLLLALTTTGWLPHQQFHGCDASPVLLDKLFGFAAYQPSYSGGGYGGNQYYYGGYYGAGGGEGGHVPRPTTASQSHKRQAKGRNYKDICRVVNPAPYASPGRAPYPAAPFCPY; from the coding sequence atgttGGCCCGGCTCGGATATGGTTTTGCGGCGCTAGTGGGCTACCTCCTCCTGgcactgaccaccaccggctggctgccgCACCAGCAGTTCCACGGGTGCGATGCTTCGCCCGTGTTGCTCGACAAACTGTTCGGGTTCGCGGCGTACCAACCGAGCTACTCCGGTGGCGGGTACGGTGGCAACCAGTACTACTACGGAGGTTACTACGGAGCCGGCGGCGGAGAAGGCGGCCACGTTCCACGTCCCACCACGGCCAGCCAATCGCACAAGCGCCAGGCGAAGGGCCGCAACTACAAGGACATCTGCCGGGTGGTGAACCCGGCACCGTACGCCTCGCCCGGACGAGCGCCCTACCCGGCGGCCCCTTTCTGCCCCTACTAA
- the LOC128270261 gene encoding N-acetyl-D-glucosamine kinase isoform X2: MYIGGVEGGATQSTLVICDASGKIIGRAMGPSTNHWAVGIPGVAERIATMARAAKAEAKLPEDQLLTAIGLCLSGAETEEMNRELEQYLRAHYPSVAEQYVVCSDTIGSIQAVSRLGGMVIIAGTGSNTLLRNPDGSTHGCGGWGHMIGDEGGAWWISRNAVKTVFDDRDNLRPSKMPVDRVWKLIQQHFGVQTMHDLLEHCYGGFCKTAYAGLCAKLARCALEEADPLCRALFNEAGRTLARSVCALQPKISPELLGDTDELAIVCVGSVWLSWELLREGFVHQLNARCFPYNLRLLRLKTTMALGAAYLAADTYNLLLPRDYTDNYDVFYTYRAVTNGNGTNAESAFSVDHGTNGRN, translated from the exons ATGTACATCGGTGGTGTGGAAGG AGGTGCGACACAGTCGACGTTAGTGATCTGCGATGCGTCGGGTAAGATTATCGGTAGAGCCATGGGTCCAAGCACAAATCACTGGGCAGTTGGAATACCGGGTGTGGCCGAACGCATAGCGACAATGGCACGGGCCGCGAAGGCGGAGGCAAAACTACCGGAGGATCAACTGCTGACCGCGATCGGACTGTGTTTAAGCGGCGCTGAGACGGAGGAAATGAACCGTGAGTTGGAACAGTACCTCCGGGCACACTATCCGTCCGTGGCCGAGCAGTACGTGGTATGCAGCGACACCATTGGCAGTATCCAGGCTGTTTCGAGGCTCGGTGGAATGGTGATCATTGCCGGTACCGGCTCCAACACGTTGCTGCGTAATCCGGATGGCAGCACGCACGGCTGCGGAGGATGGGGTCATATGATAGGTGACGAAGGTGGTG CCTGGTGGATTTCACGGAATGCCGTCAAGACCGTATTCGACGATAGGGACAATCTACGCCCCAGCAAGATGCCGGTCGATCGCGTGTGGAAGTTGATTCAGCAGCACTTTGGTGTTCAAACAATGCATGATTTGCTCGAGCACTGTTACGGGGGTTTCTGCAAAACCGCATACGCTGGTCTCTGCGCGAAGTTAGCGCGTTGCGCCCTCGAGGAAGCGGATCCGTTATGCCGAGCACTGTTCAACGAGGCTGGCCGCACTCTTGCCCGTTCTGTGTGCGCCCTCCAGCCAAAGATTTCGCCTGAATTGCTCGGTGACACCGATGAGCTCGCCATCGTGTGCGTCGGTTCCGTTTGGCTCAGCTGGGAACTACTGCGTGAAGGATTCGTACACCAACTGAACGCACGATGCTTTCCATACAATCTACGCCTGTTGCGTCTCAAAACGACGATGGCGCTTGGAGCAGCATACCTTGCGGCCGACACCTACAATCTGCTGCTACCGCGTGATTACACTGACAATTACGACGTGTTCTATACGTACCGTGCGGTTACCAATGGGAACGGCACCAATGCCGAGAGCGCTTTCTCTGTCGATCACGGTACCAACGGCCGGAACTAG
- the LOC128270278 gene encoding acyl-CoA-binding protein-like, whose protein sequence is MLDTEDDIPFGDSLEDQDFVKATKYVERNTWCFTQHQLLSFYALYKQATVGSCTIPIPSILHPQARAKWYAWNKLQQIDKASAKSEYVRLLDDLKPAWDCSRGSGWVSVSRPKRQEDECIDETEEYILTTYIKDGCLDGIEDTRPSWNAYCKLPESMLI, encoded by the exons ATGTTGGATACTGAGGACGATATACCGTTCGGTGACTCTCTCGAGGACCAGGATTTCGTGAAGGCAACAAAGTACGTCGAGCGCAATACCTGGTGTTTTACGCAACATCAACTGTTAAGTTTCTACGCATTGTACAAGCAAGCAACGGTTGGTTCCTGCACTATCCCCATACCAAGCATTTTACACCCGCAAGCACGAGCCAAATGGTATGCGTGGAATAAACTGCAGCAGATAGACAAGGCATCGGCAAAGTCAGAATATGTGAGGTTGCTAGATGACCTGAAGCCTGCTTGGGACTGCAGTCGTGGCAGCGGTTGGGTTTCCGTGTCCCGACCAAAGCGACAGGAGGATGAATGTATCGATGAGACGGAGGAATATATACTTACTACCTACATCAAGGACGGTTGCTTAGATGGG ATCGAGGACACGCGGCCATCCTGGAATGCATACTGCAAACTCCCGGAATCGATGTTAATCTAG
- the LOC128270250 gene encoding serine protease HTRA2, mitochondrial: MRTGAQYGIGAIAAVSGVLGVHYYLSRLFTEPNRKPSLWKFEAVSALSESSSSRRKQLNFIADAVEVSAPAVVYIEIRDLKHVDFFTREPVTVSNGSGFIVDSDGLILTNAHVVISKPYTMVTVKLSDGRAFPGKVEYVDQSSDLATVRIQCRNLPTLKMGRSSDLRPGEWVIALGSPLALSNTVTAGVVSTTHRASQELGLRGRVINYIQTDAAITFGNSGGPLVNLDGEAIGINSMKVTAGISFAIPIDHAKEFLQNIAEKSADKRLEQANGSVGRRYLGLTMLTLTPAIMAELQQKSHTFPPNFHGGVLVWKVIHGSPAHANGICPGDVITHINGKEISTCAEMYDILGGKDQTLAINIFRGHKTFTVQVRLE, translated from the exons ATGCGGACGGGCGCACAGTACGGAATCGGTGCTATCGCGGCCGTTTCAGGAGTTTTGGGTGTACATTATTACCTCAGCCGGCTGTTCACGGAACCGAATCGAAAACCTTCCCTTTGGAAATTTGAAGCTGTTTCGGCACTTTCCGAGTCGTCTAGCAGCCGCCGCAAACAGCTCAACTTCATCGCAGACGCCGTAGAAGtgtcggcaccggcggtggtctATATCGAGATACGGGACCTTAAGCACGTGGATTTTTTCACCCGCGAACCGGTTACCGTGTCGAATGGATCCGGGTTTATCGTCGACTCGGACGGTCTCATTCTAACGAATGCCCACGTCGTCATCAGTAAACCGTATACGATGGTCACAGTGAAGCTTTCAGATGGAAGGGCCTTCCCCGGAAAGGTCGAGTACGTCGATCAGAGCTCGGATCTAGCTACGGTGCGTATCCAGTGCCGAAATCTGCCAACCCTAAAAATGGGTCGCTCCAGTGATCTGAGGCCGGGCGAGTGGGTGATAGCGCTAGGCAGTCCGTTGGCCCTCAGCAACACGGTTACGGCCGGTGTGGTCAGTACGACGCATCGTGCCTCCCAGGAGCTTGGCTTACGGGGCCGGGTCATCAACTACATTCAAACCGATGCAGCCATCACGTTCGGCAACTCGGGCGGCCCACTCGTCAACCTGGACGGCGAAGCCATCGGCATCAATAGCATGAAGGTGACAGCAGGCATCAGTTTTGCGATTCCCATCGATCACGCTAAGGAGTTTCTGCAAAATATTGCCGAAAAGTCAGCGGATAAGCGGCTGGAACAGGCGAATGGATCCGTTGGGCGACGCTACCTTGGCCTCACGATGCTTACCCTGACACCGGCCATCATGGCAGAATTGCAGCAAAAAAGCCACACCTTTCCGCCGAATTTTCACGGTGGCGTTCTCGTATGGAAGGTGATCCATGGATCGCCGGCACACGC TAACGGTATATGTCCAGGTGACGTCATCACTCATATCAATGGCAAAGAAATATCAACGTGTGCCGAAATGTATGACATCCTCGGAGGAAAGGACCAAACCCTAGCCATCAACATTTTCCGTGGGCATAAAACTTTCACTGTGCAGGTCCGACTAGAGTAA
- the LOC128268320 gene encoding transforming growth factor beta-1-induced transcript 1 protein-like, translating to MAASCFGCKEEIKDKMLEALGKSWHPEHFACKECKKRIAENKFHESEGMPVCTKCFESKVQAICAACRKLVTEKVVKAMGKSWHQEHFICGGPCKQQLSGKTFFERNGKPYCTADYERLYAPKCGGCKKPIAEKALSALDSKWHKECFKCKLCKEPIGVDAKFRSDKEKQPICEKCGV from the exons ATG GCGGCCAGCTGCTTCGGGTGCAAGGAGGAGATCAAGGACAAGATGCTGGAGGCCCTCGGCAAGAGCTGGCACCCGGAGCACTTTGCCTGCAAGGAGTGCAAGAAGCGCATCGCCGAAAACAAGTTCCACGAGAGCGAGGGGATGCCGGTGTGCACCAAGTGCTTCGAGTCGAAGGTACAGGCCATCTGCGCCGCCTGCCGGAAGCTGGTGACTGAG AAAGTAGTGAAGGCGATGGGCAAATCGTGGCACCAGGAGCATTTCATTTGCGGTGGCCCCTGCAAACAGCAGCTGTCCGGCAAGACGTTCTTCGAGCGCAACGGCAAACCGTACTGCACCGCGGACTACGAGCGGCTGTATGCCCCGAAGTGCGGTGGCTGCAAGAAGCCGATCGCCGAGAAGGCCCTGTCCGCGCTGGACAGCAAGTGGCACAAGGAGTGCTTCAAGTGCAAG CTCTGCAAGGAACCGATCGGGGTGGACGCCAAGTTCCGGTCTGACAAGGAGAAGCAGCCCATCTGCGAAAAGTGCGGCGTGTAG
- the LOC128279068 gene encoding PHD finger protein 14, translating into MRNTVKRNPGITTQALLDFDDHGDSSSDSDFRIEDHDGESDDCSTGSNEDYGKDNDADDDDDDDDDDEDDEDTEDDDADEDLALLIQNVGRVGNGPQEQQRQKNDHNGTEGIGGTEQSESKLPGVDDSGEDVNDDVEDGENATDGGSAGAKSKTVETAALQNFALLPVRNVASEREAAVQKLLEKPICCACLGDRSDDQNEIVECDGCGVTVHEGCYGVSESTSISSTISSCSTEPWFCDACKAGIENPDCELCPNKGGIFKETDVGKWVHLVCALYVPGVAFGDVDQLSSVTLFEMPYNKWGAKTCSLCEDARLARTGVCIGCDAGMCKMYFHVTCAQYVGLLSEAQAEEADQADPFYAHCRIHSDKTLIKQRKRNYNAIKMRGVRRQRAVEETRQMQKPSPEQLRIDRKLTKHRNRYVQNNETKKPPWVPTQKMPRLLITSATACKKLLLKTEFMGLDMAATEFQEAQMAALSDVRKKWHIPPAFNVEFTGYYLDRSIRLADMKKKLNEQEMINKLLLDKQQMLRMKYDRSVQENQEVLRKNASLKEEIDGLYAHLLALCPNKPLVPVEQVGRPVLLPLPPTMSAVAASPLSLPTAPYGKGHQGVVINTSHPHCSTPPAARTMTVPTAAALKMGVGFPLQNLMVPGKRDDTGRILSTQCKQNSEDLLNECGICKRCSDQHLLAKCDTCYLHYHLGCLNPPLSRHPKKSKLYGWQCSECDKSDDSNPESIIIPKAPRKSRTRYTKDGIIVPYDLSFGEQQHCGNDGWKKLFKAEALEHPIGVGSGGVCTPTKLVLPEVGESPSRGGLLTGESIRQEPDTGSPTASPNAQSGIEVSPLTSTKMPGKRGRKRKVLDHATGSGHLSLPEIHQQQPLALTNSSPEEVKQQEVRLANRKDSPPNGVVRASDEDELPLDVMRQQQAPTTPKTTGLDEVGSSPCKHLPPDVDEFEARPGLVPILLIPRATVTEEELAAIPGFREQSELTSFSTQHKHSKRRKEKHRNRSPNDERFISKDHKRKRKRKYHGYRDGTDAVGDGSYTDPAYVDCRPRIKIKIKSASDGSNTHTTQIYYVRDETVPDDASHLISTLADSSSQIDSCMRKQAMMSPPHRVPFDSTSARPTGARPRVKRDQNIRGFGNHSISVGVACTSGLGTTTCDELICDVCRNQGTSNDIVQCDECHKNYHFGCLEPPLKKTPKRRGYSWHCADCDPTDIDE; encoded by the exons ATGCGGAACACAGTGAAGCGTAACCCGGGTATAACAACACAAGCCCTTCTAGACTTCGACGATCATGGCGACTCGTCGTCGGATTCAGATTTTCGGATCGAGGACCACGACGGCGAGAGTGATGATTGTTCGACTGGTTCCAACGAAGATTATGGTAAAGACAACGACGcagatgatgacgatgacgatgatgacgatgatgaggatgatgaggATACtgaggacgacgacgctgacgaGGACCTAGCGCTTCTTATCCAAAATGTCGGCAGAGTTGGAAATGGGccacaggagcagcagcgacagaAGAATGATCATAACGGTACCGAGGGTATTGGCGGCACGGAGCAAAGCGAGAGCAAGCTCCCTGGGGTTGACGATAGTGGTGAAGACGTGAATGATGATGTCGAGGACGGAGAAAATGCCACTGATGGTGGTAGCGCAGGAGCCAAGTCCAAAACGGTTGAGACAGCGgcattgcaaaactttgccTTGCTACCGGTACGAAATGTAGCATCGGAACGGGAAGCAGCCGTGCAGAAACTGTTGGAAAAACCCATCTGTTGCGCTTGCCTCGGTGACCGTAGTGATGATCAGAATGAAATTGTCGAGTGTGATGGGTGCGGGGTGACGGTTCATGAAGGATGCTACGGTGTTAGCGAAAGTACTAGTATTAGCAGTACCATTTCATCATGTTCCACCGAACCATGGTTCTGCGACGCGTGCAAAGCAGGCATCGAAAACCCTGATTGTGAGCTGTGTCCCAACAAAGGGGGTATCTTCAAGGAGACGGATGTTGGCAAGTGGGTGCATTTGGTGTGCGCACTCTACGTGCCGGGAGTCGCCTTCGGCGATGTGGACCAGCTGTCTTCGGTTACGCTGTTCGAGATGCCTTACAATAAGTGGGGTGCCAAAACATGCAGCCTATGCGAGGATGCCCGGCTGGCTCGAACCGGTGTCTGCATTGGATGTGATGCAGGGATGTGCAAGATGTACTTCCATGTGACCTGCGCTCAATACGTCGGTCTGCTGTCGGAAGCTCAAGCCGAAGAGGCGGATCAGGCGGATCCGTTCTACGCTCACTGTCGAATCCATTCGGACAAGACACTCATTAAGCAACGCAAGCGTAACTATAACGCAATCAAAATGAGGGGCGTACGTAGACAGCGGGCTGTAGAAGAAACGCGTCAAATGCAGAAGCCCTCGCCTGAGCAACTGCGCATCGACCGTAAGCTTACCAAACACCGGAATCGCTACGTGCAgaacaacgaaacgaaaaagccGCCCTGGGTACCGACACAGAAGATGCCTCGGCTATTGATAACAAGTGCGACCGCTTGCAAAAAATTATTACTGAAAACGGAGTTCATGGGGCTCGACATGGCCGCAACCGAGTTCCAGGAGGCGCAGATGGCTGCCCTAAGCGATGTACGCAAAAAGTGGCACATCCCGCCGGCGTTCAACGTGGAATTCACAGGCTACTATCTTGACCGTTCGATTCGCCTAGCAGACATGAAGAAGAAGCTGAATGAGCAGGAGATGATCAACAAACTACTTCTGGACAAGCAACAGATGCTGCGCATGAAGTATGACCGGAGCGTCCAGGAAAATCAAGAGGTGTTGCGCAAAAACGCATCATTGAAAGAGGAAATTGATGGCTTGTACGCGCATTTGTTGGCCCTCTGTCCGAACAAACCACTCGTGCCGGTAGAACAAGTCGGAAGACCCGTACTCCTGCCCCTTCCACCGACAATGTCGGCGGTAGCAGCGTCTCCGTTATCCCTGCCCACTGCTCCCTACGGCAAGGGCCATCAAGGCGTGGTGATTAATACGTCCCATCCTCACTGCTCTACACCGCCGGCTGCTCGTACTATGACAGTTCCGACGGCGGCTGCACTCAAGATGGGTGTAGGCTTTCCGCTACAGAATCTGATGGTACCCGGCAAGCGGGATGACACCGGACGCATACTGAGCACTCAGTGCAAGCAAAACAGTGAAGATTTGTTAAACGAGTGTGGTATCTGCAAACGGTGTAGCGATCAGCATCTGTTGGCCAAGTGTGACACCTGCTACCTGCACTACCACCTCGGCTGCCTCAACCCTCCGCTGTCGCGCCATCCGAAAAAGTCGAAGCTGTACGGTTGGCAGTGCTCGGAATGTGATAAATCGGACGATTCGAATCCGGAGAGCATCATCATACCGAAGGCACCGCGCAAGTCACGCACCCGCTATACAAAGGACGGTATCATCGTGCCGTATGATTTGTCTTTCGGCGAGCAGCAACACTGTGGTAATGACGGTTGGAAAAAGCTGTTTAAAGCTGAAGCATTAGAGCATCCGATTGGGGTTGGGTCCGGCGGCGTGTGTACACCGACCAAACTTGTGTTACCGGAGGTGGGTGAAAGTCCATCTCGAGGAGGGTTGCTCACTGGTGAATCGATACGCCAAGAGCCCGATACCGGAAGTCCTACGGCGTCGCCTAATGCACAGTCTGGTATCGAAGTTTCTCCGCTTACGTCGACTAAGATGCCGGGGAAACGAGGACGTAAGAGAAAAGTACTCGACCATGCAACGGGTTCAGGGCACCTTTCGCTACCGGAAAtccaccaacagcagccgcTTGCCCTAACTAATTCGTCACCGGAAGAGGTGAAGCAACAGGAAGTAAGGCTAGCCAACAGAAAGGATTCACCACCGAACGGCGTGGTTAGGGCAAGTGATGAAGACGAACTGCCACTGGATGTAAtgcgccagcagcaggcaccGACGACCCCGAAAACCACCGGGCTAGATGAGGTTGGCTCAAGCCCGTGCAAGCACTTACCGCCGGATGTGGATGAGTTTGAAGCTCGGCCAGGCCTCGTGCCAATATTACTTATACCTAGGGCGACAGTGACGGAGGAGGAGTTGGCCGCGATCCCCGGTTTTCGAGAGCAGTCCGAATTGACAAGTTTCTCTACGCAgcacaaacacagcaaacgACGAAAGGAAAAGCATCGAAACCGTTCTCCCAATGACGAGCGGTTTATCTCGAAGGATCAtaagcgaaaacggaagcgcAAGTACCATGGCTATCGCGACGGTACGGATGCTGTGGGCGACGGCAGTTACACAGATCCGGCTTACGTAGACTGCCGACCACGCATTAAGATAAAA ATAAAATCTGCTTCGGATGGTTCGAATACGCATACAACTCAAATATATTACGTACGTGACGAAACTGTCCCGGATGACGCTTCGCATCTGATCTCGACGCTGGCAGATAGTTCGTCGCAG ATTGATTCCTGCATGAGGAAGCAAGCAATGATGTCGCCACCGCATCGAGTACCTTTTGACAGTACCTCTGCGCGACCGACCGGAGCGCGGCCACGGGTCAAGCGGGACCAGAATATCCGCGGCTTTGGAAATCATAGTATTAGCGTGGGAGTAGCGTGCACCAGCGGCCTCGGTACAACCACCTGCGATGAGTTGATATGTGACGTTTGCCGTAACCAAGGGACATCGAATGATATCGTTCA GTGTGATGAATGTCATAAAAACTACCATTTTGGATGTTTAGAACCGCCACTGAAAAAAACGCCCAAACGGCGAGGATATTCGTGGCATTGTGCCGATTGCGATCCAACG GATATCGATGAATGA
- the LOC128270289 gene encoding uncharacterized Golgi apparatus membrane protein-like protein CG5021, which yields MASATAPLLEEAVPFGEEDELNQDGIVKRLSHPYVTFFHIVFRSAAIATYLFCGWFSDSFITSFVFVVLLLSADFWTVKNITGRLLVGLRWWNYVDDDGVSHWIFESKKGENYSVKFNPHEVRIFWLALVVCPVFWGFFFIVALFGFKFKWLLLVLIALALNGANLYGYLKCNFGAGANLGTTTSNFVKSQVLKNAVNLIATQASYPAEGSGAGTTSPRNSNIV from the exons ATGGCATCGGCTACG GCACCTTTGCTTGAGGAAGCCGTGCCATTTGGCGAAGAAGATGAGCTGAACCAAGACGGGATTGTTAAAAGGCTCTC CCATCCCTATGTGACCTTCTTCCACATAGTTTTCCGTTCAGCGGCGATAGCGACGTACCTGTTTTGTGGCTGGTTCAGCGATAGTTTTATAACAAGTTTCGTGTTCGTGGTGCTGTTGCTTTCCGCCGATTTTTGGACCGTCAAAAATATTACGGGTCGTTTGCTTGTCGGGCTACGCTGGTGGAACTAcgtcgatgacgacggtgTGTCACACTGGATATTCGAGTCAAAGAAGGGCGAAAACTATTCCGTCAAGTTCAATCCCCACGAAGTGCGCATCTTTTGGTTGGCACTAGTGGTGTGTCCGGTATTCTGGGGGTTCTTCTTCATTGTGGCATTGTTTGGATTCAAGTTCAAGTGGTTG TTGTTGGTGTTGATAGCACTCGCGCTGAATGGAGCTAACTTGTATGGCTATCTCAAATGCAACTTCGGGGCTGGAGCAAATCTGGGCACAACTACATCCAATTTCGTCAAAAGTCAAGTTCTGAAAAATGCTGTTAATCTCATAGCCACTCAAGCTAGCTACCCTGCTGAGGGTAGTGGCGCTGGTACAACTAGTCCAAGAAACAGTAACATTGTATAG
- the LOC128270261 gene encoding N-acetyl-D-glucosamine kinase isoform X1, with protein MYSKIVPRQYCAIVTNRQRGATQSTLVICDASGKIIGRAMGPSTNHWAVGIPGVAERIATMARAAKAEAKLPEDQLLTAIGLCLSGAETEEMNRELEQYLRAHYPSVAEQYVVCSDTIGSIQAVSRLGGMVIIAGTGSNTLLRNPDGSTHGCGGWGHMIGDEGGAWWISRNAVKTVFDDRDNLRPSKMPVDRVWKLIQQHFGVQTMHDLLEHCYGGFCKTAYAGLCAKLARCALEEADPLCRALFNEAGRTLARSVCALQPKISPELLGDTDELAIVCVGSVWLSWELLREGFVHQLNARCFPYNLRLLRLKTTMALGAAYLAADTYNLLLPRDYTDNYDVFYTYRAVTNGNGTNAESAFSVDHGTNGRN; from the exons ATGTACTCAAAGATCGTACCGCGACAGTATTGCGCCATCGTAACTAATCGTCAGAG AGGTGCGACACAGTCGACGTTAGTGATCTGCGATGCGTCGGGTAAGATTATCGGTAGAGCCATGGGTCCAAGCACAAATCACTGGGCAGTTGGAATACCGGGTGTGGCCGAACGCATAGCGACAATGGCACGGGCCGCGAAGGCGGAGGCAAAACTACCGGAGGATCAACTGCTGACCGCGATCGGACTGTGTTTAAGCGGCGCTGAGACGGAGGAAATGAACCGTGAGTTGGAACAGTACCTCCGGGCACACTATCCGTCCGTGGCCGAGCAGTACGTGGTATGCAGCGACACCATTGGCAGTATCCAGGCTGTTTCGAGGCTCGGTGGAATGGTGATCATTGCCGGTACCGGCTCCAACACGTTGCTGCGTAATCCGGATGGCAGCACGCACGGCTGCGGAGGATGGGGTCATATGATAGGTGACGAAGGTGGTG CCTGGTGGATTTCACGGAATGCCGTCAAGACCGTATTCGACGATAGGGACAATCTACGCCCCAGCAAGATGCCGGTCGATCGCGTGTGGAAGTTGATTCAGCAGCACTTTGGTGTTCAAACAATGCATGATTTGCTCGAGCACTGTTACGGGGGTTTCTGCAAAACCGCATACGCTGGTCTCTGCGCGAAGTTAGCGCGTTGCGCCCTCGAGGAAGCGGATCCGTTATGCCGAGCACTGTTCAACGAGGCTGGCCGCACTCTTGCCCGTTCTGTGTGCGCCCTCCAGCCAAAGATTTCGCCTGAATTGCTCGGTGACACCGATGAGCTCGCCATCGTGTGCGTCGGTTCCGTTTGGCTCAGCTGGGAACTACTGCGTGAAGGATTCGTACACCAACTGAACGCACGATGCTTTCCATACAATCTACGCCTGTTGCGTCTCAAAACGACGATGGCGCTTGGAGCAGCATACCTTGCGGCCGACACCTACAATCTGCTGCTACCGCGTGATTACACTGACAATTACGACGTGTTCTATACGTACCGTGCGGTTACCAATGGGAACGGCACCAATGCCGAGAGCGCTTTCTCTGTCGATCACGGTACCAACGGCCGGAACTAG